One part of the Pirellulaceae bacterium genome encodes these proteins:
- a CDS encoding RluA family pseudouridine synthase: MLQFEHRATAAEHGQRVDAVLAMHLNAYSRVFIRKVVQEGGAQVDGQLVKPSFRVREGQHISMALPPPPVDGPQPEAIELDVLYEDDALLAINKPPGMVVHPAKGNWRGTLASALAHHFKQLSDIGGPTRPGIIHRLDRDTSGVILVAKTNAVHLKLSEQFEQRLVSKEYFAIVVGNLQLDRDIVRQPIGPHPYQRDKMAIRRDHPDSREAETMYEVIDRFRGFCAVRVHPKTGRTHQIRVHMDYLGAPVLCDRLYAGHAKITRGEIRRRLVRGLPPEPDDGEIVLERQALHARRIQLTHPITEQPLCIESPLPLDLQGAYELLRQQV; the protein is encoded by the coding sequence ATGTTGCAATTTGAACATCGGGCCACCGCCGCTGAACACGGTCAGCGAGTCGATGCCGTACTGGCAATGCACTTGAACGCCTACAGCCGAGTCTTCATTCGCAAAGTTGTGCAGGAAGGCGGTGCGCAGGTTGACGGCCAGTTGGTCAAGCCCAGCTTTCGCGTTCGTGAGGGTCAGCACATCTCGATGGCACTCCCTCCGCCGCCAGTGGATGGTCCACAACCGGAAGCGATCGAATTGGATGTGCTGTACGAAGACGATGCACTGCTGGCAATCAACAAGCCGCCGGGAATGGTTGTGCACCCCGCCAAGGGAAACTGGCGGGGAACTCTTGCCAGCGCCCTGGCGCATCACTTCAAGCAGTTAAGCGACATTGGTGGTCCAACGCGACCTGGAATCATCCATCGTCTCGACCGAGATACAAGCGGCGTCATTTTGGTCGCCAAGACCAACGCCGTGCATCTCAAGTTGAGCGAGCAGTTCGAACAGCGACTGGTATCCAAAGAGTACTTTGCCATCGTGGTTGGTAACTTGCAGCTGGATCGCGACATTGTCCGCCAGCCGATCGGGCCGCATCCCTACCAGCGCGACAAGATGGCCATCCGCCGCGATCATCCAGATAGTCGCGAAGCAGAAACGATGTATGAAGTGATCGACCGATTTCGAGGTTTTTGTGCGGTTCGCGTACATCCCAAAACAGGTCGTACGCACCAAATACGAGTGCACATGGATTATCTGGGGGCACCAGTGCTATGTGATCGACTGTACGCTGGACATGCGAAAATCACGCGCGGGGAGATTCGCCGACGGCTGGTGCGCGGTCTACCACCCGAACCGGATGATGGCGAAATTGTGCTCGAACGACAAGCACTTCACGCGCGTCGGATTCAGCTCACACATCCGATTACAGAGCAACCGCTGTGCATCGAGAGTCCGCTACCTCTAGATTTGCAAGGGGCGTACGAATTACTCCGACAGCAGGTGTAA
- a CDS encoding sulfatase, which translates to MQRYSKAGALLCLVWFSNSLGLTCSGGLCLASGGERPNFVVLFADDLGYADLGCFGGSQMSTPNLDRLAEGGMRLTSFYVAQAVCSASRSSLLTGCLNVRISIHGALGPGSRICLNPAETTLAEMLKARGYATAVFGKWHLGDRGAGLPAEHGFDNYQGLPYSNDMWPHHPSMSRFPALPLLRNRMVLNAHVTGEDQCYLTRWATEQAVEFIKRHQRQPFLLYVPYSMPHVPLYASPEFQGSTGQGLYADVVAEIDWSVGQIVSAINQIGAGDNTLVLFTSDNGPWLSYGSHAGSAAPLREGKGTAWEGGVRVPTVASWPGRIPSGAVCDEVAGTIDILPTLAELSGAELPRLPIDGRSIWPLLAGTPGAASPHKAWYYYWDRELQAVRSGRWKLHFPHSYRTLKSPPPEAGMPGQYAQKKCGLELYDLWQDISESRNLADSHPDVVTRLQGLADPMRQELGDSLMGIAGTGVRHAGVVE; encoded by the coding sequence ATGCAGCGTTACTCGAAGGCAGGTGCGTTACTATGCCTCGTATGGTTTTCAAATTCGCTGGGCCTGACTTGCAGTGGCGGTTTATGTCTAGCCTCAGGCGGCGAGCGACCTAACTTCGTGGTGCTGTTTGCGGACGACCTGGGATATGCCGACTTGGGATGTTTTGGTGGATCGCAGATGTCGACTCCCAATTTGGATCGACTGGCCGAAGGCGGCATGCGTCTGACGAGCTTCTATGTCGCCCAGGCCGTGTGCAGCGCTTCGCGAAGCTCACTGCTTACCGGTTGTCTCAACGTGCGCATCAGTATCCACGGGGCACTCGGGCCTGGATCGCGAATCTGCCTGAACCCGGCTGAAACGACGCTGGCCGAGATGCTCAAGGCGCGCGGCTATGCAACGGCGGTTTTTGGCAAGTGGCATTTAGGCGATCGTGGCGCGGGGTTGCCAGCCGAGCATGGCTTCGACAACTACCAGGGCTTGCCGTACTCCAATGACATGTGGCCACACCATCCCAGCATGAGTCGCTTTCCGGCTTTGCCGCTGCTGCGAAACCGAATGGTGCTCAATGCCCACGTTACCGGCGAGGATCAGTGCTATTTGACACGTTGGGCTACCGAGCAGGCTGTCGAGTTTATCAAACGGCATCAGCGGCAACCCTTCTTGCTCTACGTGCCCTATAGCATGCCGCATGTGCCGCTGTATGCATCACCGGAATTTCAAGGCTCGACCGGGCAGGGGCTGTACGCCGATGTTGTCGCTGAAATTGACTGGAGCGTCGGACAGATCGTGTCCGCTATCAATCAGATTGGTGCTGGTGATAATACGCTGGTTCTGTTCACCTCGGACAATGGCCCGTGGTTGTCCTACGGTAGCCATGCCGGCTCGGCTGCACCACTTCGCGAAGGCAAGGGCACCGCGTGGGAAGGTGGAGTGCGCGTGCCAACAGTTGCATCGTGGCCCGGCAGAATACCCTCCGGGGCTGTCTGCGATGAGGTTGCCGGAACTATCGACATTCTGCCCACGCTGGCTGAGTTGTCTGGCGCCGAATTGCCGCGACTGCCCATCGACGGTCGCAGCATTTGGCCACTGCTGGCCGGCACACCCGGAGCAGCCAGTCCACACAAGGCCTGGTACTACTATTGGGATCGCGAACTGCAGGCCGTCCGCAGTGGCCGCTGGAAACTGCACTTTCCTCACAGCTATCGCACGCTCAAGAGCCCGCCGCCTGAAGCGGGCATGCCCGGGCAGTATGCTCAAAAGAAATGCGGCTTGGAACTCTATGACCTTTGGCAAGACATTAGTGAAAGCCGCAACCTCGCCGACTCACATCCCGATGTTGTCACCAGACTACAGGGGCTAGCCGATCCAATGCGGCAGGAGCTAGGCGATTCACTGATGGGGATTGCAGGGACTGGCGTCAGGCATGCCGGGGTGGTGGAGTGA
- a CDS encoding peptidylprolyl isomerase codes for MLRYGLAIAGWLVGSAALPVVAQQKKPLSAVRAAVTPASTAQTQNTQPAAGQAASANVPVGLDKIPKVVAVVNGHTIARDKIADACIQRFGTIVLDNLLNKHLILQACEAKNIKITQADVNAEIDRVASKFGLTTKLFLQSIDEQRDVTPEQYASEIVWPMLALRALAADKIAVTPQEIEQVIQSEYGPKVSVRMIAVSEVDKAKQLHQQAMSQPELFRRLAKEHSEDAPSASVDGLLPPIRQHSGDDLLERMAFQLKEGEISPVFQVGNLHILLQCVRHLPATPPDPQLLPAIQERIVDHLRDERLAKAADELFAKLQQNSQVVAVIGNPQLEQQYPAVAGFINNQPVSRDHLALECINRHGRQVLRGEINRLLITEALKQANLTIEETDIQAELSAAAEGMGYFNSDGTPNTDAWVKAVMEDENVPYQLYVQDAVWPKAALRKLAEREVQITDDDLRKGFEANFGPRAEVLAIVLSNQRTAEQVFRQIRQSPTEQNFGELAAKYSVEPVSRSNFGKIQPIRQHGGMPTLEKEAFALEPGTHSGVIALSNDQYCILYKQGDSQPIVQDFEAVKPEIARELHEKKLNVAMQHKIDQLLKSSQIENFLEGSIQIGATKSADRPSLPAKTASFPITR; via the coding sequence ATGTTGCGTTATGGCCTGGCAATTGCAGGTTGGTTGGTGGGCAGCGCTGCGCTGCCGGTGGTCGCTCAACAGAAGAAGCCCCTATCCGCTGTGCGCGCGGCAGTCACTCCGGCATCAACTGCTCAAACACAAAACACGCAGCCGGCGGCCGGGCAAGCCGCTTCTGCCAATGTACCAGTTGGCCTGGATAAGATTCCTAAGGTGGTTGCCGTAGTCAACGGCCACACCATCGCGCGCGACAAAATCGCTGACGCGTGTATCCAGCGCTTCGGCACAATCGTGCTCGACAACCTCCTGAACAAGCATCTAATTCTGCAAGCCTGCGAAGCTAAAAACATCAAGATTACTCAGGCCGATGTCAACGCGGAAATCGACCGGGTTGCCAGCAAATTCGGCTTAACGACCAAGCTATTTCTGCAGTCGATTGATGAACAACGCGATGTCACGCCCGAACAGTATGCCAGCGAAATTGTTTGGCCGATGTTGGCGTTGCGAGCACTGGCGGCTGACAAGATCGCCGTGACGCCGCAAGAGATTGAGCAAGTCATCCAGAGTGAATACGGACCCAAAGTCTCAGTGCGAATGATCGCGGTGTCTGAAGTCGACAAGGCCAAGCAACTGCACCAGCAGGCCATGTCGCAACCGGAGCTATTTCGGCGGTTGGCCAAGGAGCACTCCGAAGACGCTCCCAGCGCCAGCGTCGACGGACTCTTGCCGCCGATTCGTCAGCACAGTGGCGACGATCTGCTGGAGCGGATGGCCTTTCAGTTGAAGGAAGGCGAAATCTCACCCGTCTTTCAAGTCGGCAATCTGCATATCCTGTTGCAATGCGTCCGCCACCTGCCGGCCACTCCTCCCGACCCACAATTATTGCCCGCCATTCAGGAGCGAATTGTCGATCACCTGCGCGACGAGCGGTTGGCCAAGGCCGCCGACGAACTGTTTGCTAAGCTGCAACAGAATAGCCAGGTGGTCGCCGTAATTGGCAATCCTCAGCTTGAGCAGCAATATCCCGCTGTGGCCGGATTCATCAACAACCAACCGGTATCTCGCGACCACTTGGCACTGGAATGCATCAATCGCCATGGCCGTCAAGTATTGCGCGGTGAGATCAATCGGCTACTGATTACTGAAGCGCTGAAACAAGCCAATTTAACAATTGAGGAAACGGACATCCAGGCCGAACTGTCCGCAGCGGCTGAGGGCATGGGCTACTTCAATTCCGACGGTACACCCAACACCGATGCATGGGTCAAGGCCGTCATGGAAGACGAAAACGTGCCGTACCAACTGTATGTCCAGGATGCTGTTTGGCCCAAAGCAGCCCTTAGAAAACTGGCCGAGCGCGAAGTGCAAATCACCGACGACGACTTGCGCAAGGGTTTTGAAGCCAATTTTGGACCACGCGCTGAAGTGTTGGCCATTGTGCTATCCAACCAGCGGACCGCCGAACAGGTCTTCCGGCAGATTCGTCAGTCGCCTACAGAACAAAACTTTGGCGAATTAGCCGCTAAATATTCGGTAGAACCGGTCTCGCGCAGCAACTTCGGCAAAATTCAGCCGATCAGGCAGCATGGTGGCATGCCCACACTGGAAAAAGAGGCGTTTGCCTTGGAGCCGGGAACGCATTCCGGTGTGATTGCGCTGAGTAACGATCAGTACTGTATCCTCTACAAGCAAGGCGATTCGCAGCCCATCGTACAAGACTTTGAAGCCGTCAAACCGGAGATCGCGCGCGAACTGCACGAGAAGAAGCTGAACGTCGCCATGCAGCACAAGATCGACCAGCTATTAAAGTCCTCGCAGATCGAAAACTTCCTGGAAGGCTCCATTCAAATCGGCGCCACCAAATCCGCCGACCGCCCCAGCCTACCCGCGAAAACCGCCAGCTTCCCGATAACGCGGTAA
- a CDS encoding dihydrodipicolinate synthase family protein, translating to MNQPMEGIYTPNITPVDSQGRVDEDKLCAYVDWLIERGVHGLYPNGSTGEFTRFTAAERRRIIELLTSHVAGRVPILAGAAEANVRETIDACQTYGSFGVRAVAIVAPFYYKLGPEAVYQYFKEIADHVSVDVTLYNIPLFASPIDVATVRRLALDCPRIVGIKDSSGDIPHMMRMIAAVRPQRPEFSFLTGWDAALAPMLLIGCNGGTNATSGVVPELTRAIYEAATRGQWDRTMQLQYRLLPLFDAMISQPEFPEGFRRGALTRGWDLGRSRQPLSPEQIATAQQTQQQLVQMLSELQHWLPDIQPAVAGRQAQASDDFIEQIVREIMQQLRG from the coding sequence ATGAACCAACCCATGGAAGGCATTTATACTCCGAACATTACGCCAGTCGACTCGCAGGGGCGGGTCGACGAAGATAAGTTGTGCGCGTATGTCGATTGGCTGATCGAGCGCGGTGTGCACGGACTGTATCCGAACGGCTCAACTGGAGAGTTCACACGATTTACGGCTGCGGAGCGACGCAGAATCATTGAACTACTGACCAGTCACGTTGCCGGTCGCGTACCCATCCTGGCTGGAGCAGCAGAAGCCAATGTACGCGAGACGATCGACGCTTGCCAAACCTATGGCAGTTTTGGAGTCCGGGCTGTAGCGATCGTGGCGCCGTTCTACTACAAGCTAGGTCCTGAAGCGGTTTATCAGTATTTCAAAGAGATCGCCGATCATGTCTCGGTGGATGTAACGCTGTACAACATTCCGTTGTTTGCTTCGCCAATCGACGTGGCCACCGTTCGCCGGCTAGCGCTGGATTGTCCGCGAATTGTGGGGATCAAGGACAGCAGTGGCGACATTCCGCACATGATGCGAATGATCGCCGCCGTGCGACCTCAACGCCCCGAGTTCTCTTTCTTGACCGGCTGGGATGCGGCGCTGGCTCCCATGTTGCTAATCGGCTGCAATGGCGGTACGAATGCAACCAGCGGCGTAGTGCCAGAATTAACACGAGCCATCTACGAAGCCGCTACGCGTGGCCAGTGGGATCGGACCATGCAGTTGCAGTATCGCCTGCTACCGCTGTTTGACGCCATGATTAGTCAGCCCGAGTTTCCCGAAGGTTTCCGCCGTGGTGCTCTGACTCGCGGTTGGGACTTAGGTCGCAGTCGCCAGCCGCTGTCTCCCGAACAGATCGCAACGGCTCAGCAGACGCAGCAGCAATTGGTGCAGATGCTGAGCGAGCTGCAGCACTGGCTACCGGATATCCAGCCAGCGGTTGCCGGACGGCAAGCCCAAGCCAGCGATGATTTTATTGAACAGATTGTAAGAGAAATTATGCAGCAACTGCGCGGATAG
- a CDS encoding PEP-CTERM sorting domain-containing protein, translated as MSRFRFFKIGLAIATAIASVSTPSIGKAAIISLAVDSAYSSLTIGGQAFGLPYGPQGPGSMTTALGGTINVDLTGGVFTFSPGSSIIPNVNPGGPYTTAPNPAGIIPGNYGVTAIGPVQGFGTVTVNGVYHSLTLDITAGTVSDGSAVTSTLMKFNSGQIVFGAANPAPITAGTSNVSTANVPNTSAGLATWDGTTLRIPVAFATTGSNRNESWSGLIVARVPEPSSMVLLSLASLGSCIYRRRTVC; from the coding sequence ATGAGTAGATTTCGATTTTTTAAAATCGGCTTGGCGATCGCTACGGCGATTGCATCCGTGTCGACGCCGTCGATTGGCAAGGCCGCGATCATTTCGCTGGCGGTTGATTCCGCCTACAGCAGTTTGACAATTGGCGGACAAGCGTTCGGCTTGCCTTACGGTCCACAGGGCCCAGGCTCGATGACCACGGCTCTCGGCGGAACAATCAACGTTGACCTGACGGGCGGAGTGTTCACCTTTTCACCTGGCAGCTCCATAATCCCGAATGTGAATCCGGGTGGCCCTTACACTACGGCACCTAATCCTGCTGGTATAATTCCTGGAAACTATGGTGTAACAGCAATTGGACCGGTTCAGGGTTTTGGAACGGTGACGGTCAATGGCGTTTATCACAGTCTCACCCTGGACATCACCGCTGGAACCGTATCCGATGGTTCGGCGGTCACGTCGACGCTAATGAAATTTAACTCTGGGCAGATCGTCTTTGGAGCTGCTAATCCAGCGCCCATCACGGCTGGTACGTCCAATGTTTCAACGGCGAATGTGCCCAACACGAGCGCCGGACTGGCTACTTGGGATGGAACCACATTGAGAATCCCAGTTGCCTTTGCAACCACTGGATCAAACCGCAATGAATCATGGAGCGGCCTAATCGTAGCTCGCGTACCAGAGCCATCGTCGATGGTTTTGCTGTCACTGGCTAGCCTGGGCAGTTGCATCTATCGTCGCCGAACAGTTTGTTAG
- a CDS encoding DUF1559 domain-containing protein, which translates to MNRSPQKTGFTLVELLVVIAIIGILVGLLLPAVQAAREAARRMSCGNNLKQLGIAVHNHESTYGYVPAWRKEFPNNPPDPYASQGSPWYASISGARNGFGVLGHLLPFLEQSNVINKFDLKKPMIHPDNLSPPFPGAKNTPDSLAKVVTFLCPSTPEAGSDYGPYFALNGFGFPTNTQYNMPRTDYVPLRGVHSSLLSCVGITTGSTENAMLGTRDAVNRSTVKFSETSDGLSNTFLFIELAAKQSIWFRGIDRTSTYPATSNLNSFYGDWNIAKRVTGLSGANMAVGRELDSGCSVINILNFETPYSFHSGGIQTVRGDGSVSFLSANTTNQVFVALVTRDGGEVATP; encoded by the coding sequence ATGAACCGTTCACCCCAGAAAACGGGTTTTACTCTAGTTGAGCTACTGGTGGTCATCGCCATCATCGGCATTCTGGTCGGGCTGCTGTTACCTGCCGTCCAAGCCGCCCGCGAAGCCGCTCGCAGAATGAGCTGCGGCAACAATCTCAAGCAGCTCGGTATCGCCGTCCACAACCACGAATCAACCTACGGCTATGTGCCTGCCTGGCGTAAGGAATTCCCCAACAATCCTCCTGATCCCTATGCATCTCAGGGAAGTCCATGGTACGCAAGCATCTCTGGCGCCAGAAATGGATTCGGCGTTCTGGGTCACTTACTACCGTTCCTGGAGCAATCGAATGTGATCAACAAGTTTGATCTGAAGAAGCCGATGATTCACCCGGATAACCTGTCACCTCCGTTTCCCGGTGCCAAGAACACGCCGGATAGTCTTGCAAAGGTAGTCACATTTCTCTGCCCATCTACACCCGAGGCAGGTTCGGATTATGGCCCATACTTTGCGCTAAACGGCTTCGGATTTCCGACCAACACCCAGTACAACATGCCAAGGACAGACTATGTTCCACTTCGAGGCGTTCACAGTTCGTTGCTATCGTGCGTTGGGATAACAACCGGCAGTACAGAGAATGCGATGCTGGGGACCAGAGACGCAGTTAACAGGTCAACTGTAAAGTTTTCCGAGACGAGCGACGGACTTTCCAATACATTCTTGTTCATTGAATTAGCTGCCAAGCAGAGTATTTGGTTTCGTGGAATTGATCGCACGTCAACCTACCCAGCTACGTCAAACTTAAACTCGTTTTATGGTGACTGGAACATTGCCAAAAGGGTTACTGGCTTAAGTGGCGCAAACATGGCTGTCGGACGCGAATTGGATTCTGGTTGTTCAGTTATAAACATCCTGAATTTTGAGACGCCATACTCGTTCCATTCTGGAGGAATTCAGACTGTTAGAGGAGATGGATCCGTCTCGTTTCTATCTGCCAATACAACCAATCAAGTTTTTGTGGCGTTGGTGACGCGTGATGGTGGTGAGGTCGCCACTCCTTAA
- the yidD gene encoding membrane protein insertion efficiency factor YidD produces MSHDKPLSLPARCCIGMVHLYQRALSPLLGSNCRYQPTCSQYMIGAIIKYGVLRGVPRGAWRILRCHPFSRGGYDPP; encoded by the coding sequence ATGAGCCACGACAAACCGTTAAGCCTACCGGCGCGTTGCTGCATCGGTATGGTTCATTTATATCAGCGAGCACTGTCGCCACTACTGGGCAGCAATTGTCGCTATCAGCCTACATGCAGTCAGTACATGATCGGTGCGATCATCAAGTACGGAGTGCTACGAGGTGTGCCTCGCGGTGCTTGGCGAATCCTGCGCTGCCATCCGTTTAGCCGAGGTGGATATGACCCGCCCTGA
- a CDS encoding aminotransferase class I/II-fold pyridoxal phosphate-dependent enzyme: MNPDPHSAPIDTKPFSIEFASRVHRLPPYLFGRINNTLYQKRRAGHDVIDLGMGNPSDPPERIVMEKMVEATYDERNHGYSKSNGLLNLRRELASKYFRKYGVRLDPESQAIVCLGSKEGFSHMCLALMGPGDTAIIPSPYFPVHMYGVILAAGNVVALEVADSEKFLSNIAYTCQHFYPRPKLLIINYPHNPSTVTVEAPFFVEVVKLAKRYGFMVISDFAYADVAFDGYQPPSFLSAPGAIDVGVEFTTMSKGYNMAGWRIGFCAGNSEMIRGLATVKGYYDYGMFQAVQIAAIVALRDTEAAVERQAEIYQGRRDILLEGLRRIGWQADAPRAGMFVWGKIPDKWMQRMNTLDFAMMLLEEGDVAVSPGTGFGPTGEGYLRMALVENESRLRQAVRQIARCLERAEARYQPPSPSADKVTT; encoded by the coding sequence ATGAATCCCGACCCCCATTCAGCTCCCATCGATACCAAGCCATTTTCGATCGAATTTGCTTCGCGCGTTCACCGTTTGCCGCCGTACTTATTTGGTCGAATCAATAATACTTTATATCAAAAGCGACGCGCCGGGCATGACGTGATTGACCTGGGCATGGGGAATCCATCCGACCCGCCTGAGCGAATCGTGATGGAAAAGATGGTGGAAGCCACTTACGACGAACGCAATCACGGTTACAGCAAGTCCAATGGGCTGCTCAACCTCAGACGCGAGCTCGCCAGCAAGTATTTCCGCAAGTATGGTGTACGTCTCGACCCCGAGTCGCAGGCGATTGTTTGCCTGGGCAGCAAAGAGGGGTTCAGCCACATGTGCCTGGCGCTGATGGGCCCTGGCGATACAGCAATCATTCCGTCGCCCTATTTTCCGGTGCACATGTACGGCGTTATCTTAGCCGCAGGCAATGTGGTCGCGCTGGAAGTGGCCGATAGCGAAAAATTTCTATCAAACATCGCCTACACCTGTCAGCATTTTTATCCGCGTCCCAAGTTGCTGATTATCAACTATCCGCACAACCCTTCAACGGTGACGGTCGAGGCTCCATTTTTCGTCGAAGTGGTCAAGCTGGCCAAGCGTTATGGCTTTATGGTCATCAGTGACTTTGCCTACGCCGACGTAGCATTTGACGGCTATCAACCACCCAGCTTCCTATCTGCACCGGGAGCAATCGACGTTGGTGTCGAGTTCACGACGATGAGCAAGGGCTACAACATGGCCGGGTGGCGCATCGGTTTTTGTGCAGGTAACTCCGAAATGATTCGCGGGTTGGCCACCGTCAAGGGCTACTATGACTACGGTATGTTCCAAGCCGTACAGATCGCTGCAATTGTTGCCTTGCGGGACACCGAAGCGGCCGTCGAGCGACAAGCGGAAATCTACCAGGGTCGCCGCGACATCCTCTTGGAAGGCTTGCGGAGAATTGGTTGGCAAGCAGACGCGCCGCGAGCAGGCATGTTCGTTTGGGGCAAGATTCCTGATAAGTGGATGCAGCGGATGAATACGCTGGACTTCGCTATGATGCTGCTTGAAGAAGGTGATGTGGCCGTCAGCCCCGGAACCGGCTTTGGCCCGACTGGCGAAGGCTATCTGCGGATGGCACTAGTGGAAAACGAAAGCCGGCTACGACAGGCTGTACGCCAAATCGCTCGCTGCCTGGAACGTGCCGAAGCCAGATATCAGCCGCCTTCCCCATCCGCCGATAAGGTGACTACCTAG